A window from Eretmochelys imbricata isolate rEreImb1 chromosome 23, rEreImb1.hap1, whole genome shotgun sequence encodes these proteins:
- the LOC144278950 gene encoding LOW QUALITY PROTEIN: peptidoglycan-recognition protein SC2-like (The sequence of the model RefSeq protein was modified relative to this genomic sequence to represent the inferred CDS: inserted 2 bases in 1 codon), with the protein MNCVLEGKGLSERKMLLLTRVVWLSVLCAVALGCPTIVSRSQWEAQVPRSRDPLGTPVPYAIIHHTAGNHCTSQVSCSRQVRGIQSYHMDKKGWSDIGYNFLIGEDXRVYKGRGWSTIGAHAKNWNDKSLAISFLGSFSKTAPDNTTLTAAKSLIQCAVSGGFLSESYTLKGHLDVKSTECPGDALYDAISQWPEFEA; encoded by the exons GACTGAGCGAGAGGAAGATGTTGCTGCTGACGCGGGTCGTGTGGCTCTCAGTGCTCTGCGCCGTGGCGCTTG GCTGCCCCACCATCGTCTCCCGCTCCCAGTGGGAGGCCCAGGTCCCAAGAAGCAGGGACCCGCTGGGGACCCCAGTGCCCTACGCCATCATCCACCACACGGCAGGGAACCATTGCACCTCACAGGTCTCCTGCAGCCGGCAAGTCAGGGGCATCCAGAGCTACCACATGGACAAGAAGGGCTGGTCTGACATCGGCTACAA CTTCCTGATCGGTGAAGA GAGAGTCTACAAGGGCAGAGGCTGGAGCACCATAGGGGCCCATGCCAAGAACTGGAACGATAAGTCACTGGCAATCAGCTTCCTGGGCAGCTTCTCCA AAACAGCCCCTGACAACACCACCCTGACCGCTgccaagagcctgatccaatgtGCTGTCTCCGGGGGCTTCCTGAGCGAAAGCTACACCCTGAAGGGGCATCTAGACGTGAAGTCAACCGAATGCCCCGGGGACGCCCTCTACGACGCCATAAGCCAGTGGCCTGAGTTTGAAGCCTGA
- the FBXO46 gene encoding F-box only protein 46, whose protein sequence is MDQNTFSHIQLWCPRPFGTYSQNKPCGGSLVKKPFGDFACKAKEGEESGEACSENTPPAPAPPPPPLVSPSPSQGEEGRVLLDTWYVIKPGNTKEKIAFFVAHQCSSSSRASTMKVKGKWGSDSSKAKRRRRSHDPSKGKPCPGKDKEGSKEAEDVYLCPEAHAEPGGDTDLLSVAEMVALVEQRTALALQSYSRPCPGGAPAAPPSPVVFLSADQEQADGEKTVVGGGGGQDCSRVAEAVAHFESQQEERSVLRQNGLCSETAECVANSQHSPGEVRIAFRISSSRDPRSPPEVGSGTRPNCMFMSCGTGGPATGSGAHAKDKITCDLYQLISPSRDSLPNNVDFLLSSAAPKGDGASEPPDLEMSCGESQALPGKLDAGPEGRAGEKLGGPAATPRDCVAGFHVDVVVTGVVDQCVFFGKDSTKNMKEETVCLTVGTPTPDGLCSACEDPPPGQLFFLHAQAPRPEDTREAAGSLLDSKKNNGEGGVEWPDGPGLEPAASDTSLCRLYRHVSHDFLEIRFKIQRLLEPRQYMLLLPEHIMVKIFSYLPTQSLAALKCTCHYFKSIIETFGVQATDSRWNRDPLYRDDPCKQCKKHYEKGDVSLCRWHPKPYHHDLPYGRSYWMCCRRTDKDTPGCRVGLHDNNWVLPCDMLRDRAARREDGR, encoded by the coding sequence ATGGATCAGAACACCTTCTCGCACATCCAGCTGTGGTGCCCACGGCCCTTCGGCACCTACTCCCAGAACAAGCCGTGCGGCGGCAGCCTGGTGAAGAAGCCCTTTGGGGACTTTGCCTGCAAAgccaaggagggggaggagagcgGGGAGGCCTGCTCCGAGAACaccccgcccgccccggccccgccgccaCCTCCCCtggtctcccccagccccagccagggggagGAGGGCCGGGTGCTGCTGGACACCTGGTACGTCATCAAGCCAGGCAACACCAAGGAGAAGATCGCCTTCTTCGTGGCCCaccagtgcagcagcagcagccgtgcgAGCACCATGAAGGTCAAGGGCAAATGGGGGAGCGACAGCTCCAAGGCCAAGCGCCGACGGCGCTCACACGACCCCAGCAAGGGCAAGCCGTGCCCGGGGAAGGATAAGGAGGGCAGCAAGGAGGCGGAGGACGTGTACCTGTGCCCGGAGGCCCACGCTGAGCCGGGCGGTGACACGGACCTGCTCTCCGTGGCCGAGATGGTGGCCCTGGTGGAGCAGCGCACGgcgctggctctgcagagctACTCGCGGCCTTGCCCTGGGGGGGCGCCGGCGGCCCCGCCCTCCCCCGTGGTGTTCCTCTCGGCGGATCAGGAGCAGGCGGACGGGGAGAAGACCGTGGTGGGCGGAGGGGGGGGCCAGGACTGCAGCCGGGTGGCCGAGGCGGTGGCCCATTTCGAGTCACAGCAGGAGGAGCGGAGCGTCCTGCGGCAGAACGGACTGTGCTCCGAGACGGCCGAGTGCGTGGCCAACTCCCAGCATAGCCCCGGCGAGGTGCGCATCGCCTTCCGCATctccagcagccgggacccccgcTCGCCCCCCGAGGTGGGCTCCGGCACCCGCCCCAACTGCATGTTCATGAGCTGCGGCACCGGGGGCCCCGCCACCGGCTCCGGCGCCCATGCCAAGGACAAGATCACCTGTGACCTCTACCAGCTGATCAGCCCCTCCCGCGACTCCCTGCCCAACAACGTGGACTTCCTGCTGTCCAGTGCCGCGCCCAAGGGCGATGGGGCCAGCGAGCCGCCCGACTTGGAGATGAGCTGCGGTGAGAGCCAGGCCTTGCCGGGCAAGCTGGACGCCGGCCCCGAAGGCAGGGccggggagaagctgggggggcCAGCGGCAACGCCCCGGGACTGCGTGGCCGGCTTCCACGTGGACGTGGTGGTGACGGGCGTGGTGGATCAGTGCGTCTTCTTCGGCAAGGACAGCACCAAGAACATGAAGGAGGAGACGGTGTGTCTGACGGTGGGGACCCCCACCCCGGATGGGCTGTGCTCCGCCTGCGAGGATCCGCCCCCCGGCCAGCTCTTCTTCCTTCACGCCCAGGCCCCCCGGCCCGAGGACACCCGGGAGGCTGCCGGCTCCCTCCTGGACAGCAAGAAGAACAACGGCGAGGGGGGCGTGGAGTGGCCGGACGGGCCCGGGCTGGAGCCGGCGGCCTCGGACACCTCGCTGTGCCGTCTCTACCGGCACGTCTCCCACGACTTCCTGGAGATCCGCTTCAAGATCCAGCGCTTGCTGGAGCCCCGCCAGTACATGCTCCTGCTCCCCGAGCACATCATGGTGAAGATCTTCAGTTACCTCCCCACCCAGTCGCTGGCCGCCTTGAAATGCACCTGCCACTACTTCAAATCCATCATCGAGACGTTCGGCGTGCAGGCCACAGACTCCCGCTGGAACAGGGACCCGCTGTACCGGGACGACCCCTGCAAGCAGTGCAAGAAGCACTACGAGAAGGGGGACGTGTCTCTATGCCGCTGGCACCCCAAGCCCTACCACCACGACTTGCCTTACGGACGCTCCTACTGGATGTGCTGTCGGCGCACGGACAAGGACACGCCGGGCTGCCGGGTGGGGCTACACGATAACAACTGGGTGCTGCCCTGCGACATGCTGAGGGACCGAGCGGCCAGGCGGGAGGACGGGAGGTGA
- the QPCTL gene encoding glutaminyl-peptide cyclotransferase-like protein: protein MRKGPGAGARRGRGGGGPEPSARPRRAPPRLLLLLLLLLLAAGAGLYLGWGSGAGGGQPRGPPSAQLGHKPRSLSSSQVKRLASLVNLRRLWNSFLKPMLIERYPGSPGNRKVRQFVVDSLATLTAGWRVELDAFEDRTPRGVVGFANVVATLDPAAGRRLVLACHYDSKYFPRDRQGRTFLGATDSAMPCAILLELATALDAELLKAKKQGSEVTLQLLFLDGEEAFGEWSERDSLYGARHLAEHMAKAQHQPGTSQLQAMSLFVLLDLLGARHPTIQNHFPLTASWFDRLVGIEKRLHRLGLLQSHPQEQMYFQREPAYGPVEDDHVPFLRKGVPVLHLIATPFPWVWHTMEDTEQNLHPPTVENLCKILAAFLAEYLWL, encoded by the exons ATGCGGAAAGGGCCGGGTGCCGGGGCCCGGCgcggccggggagggggcggcccGGAGCCCAGCGCCCGCCCGCGCCGCGCCCCCCCGcgcctgctcctcctcctcctcctgctgctgctggcggccggCGCCGGCCTGTACCTGGGCTGGGGGTCCGGGGCCGGCGGGGGGCAGCCGCGGGGCCCGCCCAGCGCGCAG CTTGGCCACAAGCCCCGGAGCCTCTCCAGTAGCCAGGTGAAGCGGCTGGCCTCCCTGGTGAACCTCCGGCGCCTCTGGAACTCCTTCCTGAAGCCCATGCTGATCGAGCGGTACCCGGGCAGCCCAGGGAACAGGAAGGTGCGGCAG TTCGTTGTGGATAGCCTGGCCACGCTGACTGCGGGCTGGCGGGTAGAGCTGGATGCCTTCGAGGACCGGACACCGCGGGGTGTCGTAGGCTTTGCCAATGTGGTGGCCACGTTGGACCCCGCTGCCGGGCGACGCTTGGTTCTGGCCTGCCACTATGACTCCAAGTACTTCCCCCGCGACCGGCAGGGCCGCACCTTCCTGGGGGCCACCGACTCGGCCATGCCCTGTGCCATCCTGCTGGAACTGGCCACGGCCTTGGACGCGGAGCTGCTGAAGGCCAAGAAGCAG GGCTCCGAGGTGACACTGCAGCTGTTGTTCCTGGACGGCGAGGAGGCCTTCGGGGAGTGGAGTGAGAGGGATTCCCTGTACGGGGCGCGCCACCTGGCTGAGCACATGGCCAAGGCTCAGCACCAGccgggcaccagccagctccaggCTATG AGCCTGTTTGTCTTGCTGGACCTGCTGGGGGCCCGCCACCCGACCATCCAGAACCACTTCCCCCTCACTGCCTCCTGGTTCGACCGGCTCGTCGGTATCG AGAAGCGTCTGCACCGGCTGGGCCTGCTGCAGTCTCACCCCCAGGAGCAGATGTACTTCCAGCGGGAGCCTGCCTATGGGCCTGTCGAAGATGACCACGTCCCCTTCCTTCGCAAAG GAGTGCCGGTGCTGCACCTCATCGCCACCCCCTTCCCGTGGGTCTGGCACACAATGGAGGACACGGAGCAGAACCTGCACCCCCCGACTGTGGAGAACCTCTGCAAGATCCTGGCTGCCTTCCTGGCTGAGTACCTGTGGCTGTGA